One window of the Lytechinus pictus isolate F3 Inbred chromosome 5, Lp3.0, whole genome shotgun sequence genome contains the following:
- the LOC129261902 gene encoding muscarinic acetylcholine receptor M4-like has protein sequence MTSIFDTIETFTIWTDYDNYSVNDSVTDGASVEIGGEAGSRPSSLASLVCSGVFTALIIITNTISLLAFAVEKRLRTYNNYFIINLSILDLLVGVSLSAQVAHAYHGHYPFPQDICKILTGIAGGIVNGSNISVVVICADRHRAVYDPINHFISRTRRKAILINCLPWVIGLSFWLGYTTVWEFVVDHDNGTQCMPLFSESPITYMIQNVCKFHLPFVIIVVLYTRIILQIRKTAGGRSVNKKFDSKASSSSSLEKTKSSIVKDVTSSNVDQHDGGVDEPENEVKNDVTVSHPDNRFTSSNQVIPF, from the coding sequence ATGACCAGTATTTTTGATACGATAGAGACATTCACAATTTGGACcgattatgataattatagcGTCAACGACTCCGTGACCGACGGAGCATCAGTAGAAATCGGTGGCGAAGCGGGGTCTCGACCCTCTAGCCTTGCCAGTCTTGTCTGTAGTGGTGTCTTTACTGCtctgatcatcatcaccaataccATCAGCCTTCTGGCCTTCGCTGTCGAAAAGCGACTCCGCACCTATAACAACTACTTCATCATCAACCTCAGCATACTTGATCTTCTTGTCGGAGTGTCATTGTCCGCACAGGTAGCGCATGCTTATCATGGTCATTACCCATTTCCCCAAGATATCTGTAAGATCTTAACCGGTATCGCGGGCGGGATTGTCAACGGATCCAACATCAGCGTGGTCGTCATCTGCGCTGACCGACACCGAGCCGTCTACGACCCCATCAACCATTTCATATCTCGAACCAGACGTAAGGCCATTCTTATCAACTGCCTACCTTGGGTTATAGGACTCTCATTCTGGTTGGGTTACACCACCGTCTGGGAGTTCGTGGTCGACCACGATAACGGCACGCAGTGCATGCCGCTCTTCTCCGAGAGTCCGATCACGTACATGATCCAGAACGTCTGTAAGTTTCATCTACCCTTCGTCATCATCGTTGTTCTCTACACCCGCATCATTCTTCAGATACGAAAGACGGCCGGTGGAAGGAGCGTGAATAAGAAGTTCGATTCGAAggcatcgtcgtcgtcgtcgttgGAGAAGACGAAATCAAGCATTGTCAAagatgtgacgtcatcaaacgTTGATCAGCATGATGGGGGCGTGGACGAACCCGAGAATGAAGTGAAGAATGATGTCACCGTTTCTCATCCAGACAACAGATTCACTTCATCTAATCAGGTAATTCCATTCTAG